The following proteins come from a genomic window of Salinicoccus sp. RF5:
- the tilS gene encoding tRNA lysidine(34) synthetase TilS gives MELFRPWGEHETVALAISGGVDSMVLYHLLSTTHAPGRLILLHVNHGQRAASVEEAAYIEKMAQQAGHLCEVETLSIPPDAFSQERARQARYHFFDVMMRRHGADVLITAHHLDDQYETILHSLLSGRHLPGAMGIPAERCRKGYRIVRPLISVSREEIEAYAQRHGVVHFEDETNSRTDYTRNYIRHRLMKPIKESANLQEAHLIRLRDDMAEIDDILQAEAEAFLEGRGKTLPRDDFNAQKHIIRLYIMQAWLKAEGVEPRRRYLEEIMSVIASDTANASFEAGEMSIVISYDHITRRQGEGENESMLMIEGDGSHVFNGYRITSRLEPHQYPLMVRTKESGDRMQIPGLGTKKLSRIFIDGKVPKDEREKMPVILDSDRQIIALGEIYNIMGSKEMNSRLLIEKEFTDEP, from the coding sequence ATGGAACTCTTCCGACCATGGGGGGAGCATGAAACGGTCGCCCTTGCCATATCAGGCGGGGTCGATTCCATGGTGCTGTATCATCTGCTCAGCACAACACATGCACCGGGACGGCTGATCCTCCTCCACGTGAATCATGGACAGCGGGCTGCTTCAGTTGAAGAAGCGGCATATATAGAAAAGATGGCGCAGCAGGCTGGTCACTTATGCGAGGTTGAGACTTTGAGCATACCACCTGATGCATTCAGCCAGGAGCGTGCGAGGCAAGCCCGCTACCATTTTTTCGATGTGATGATGAGAAGGCACGGCGCTGATGTGCTGATCACCGCCCATCATCTGGATGACCAGTATGAAACGATCCTCCACTCCCTGCTTTCCGGCCGTCATCTGCCTGGAGCGATGGGGATTCCTGCTGAACGGTGCAGGAAAGGATACAGGATTGTGCGTCCGCTGATCAGCGTATCCCGTGAGGAAATTGAAGCATATGCACAGAGGCATGGCGTCGTCCATTTCGAAGATGAAACGAACAGCCGGACCGATTACACGAGGAACTACATCCGTCATCGACTCATGAAGCCGATCAAAGAAAGCGCCAATCTGCAGGAAGCCCACCTGATCCGTCTGCGTGATGATATGGCGGAGATCGATGATATTCTTCAGGCGGAAGCAGAGGCGTTTCTGGAAGGTCGGGGGAAGACTCTCCCGCGGGATGACTTCAACGCGCAGAAGCACATCATCAGACTCTATATCATGCAGGCCTGGCTGAAGGCGGAAGGTGTGGAGCCGAGGCGCCGGTACCTCGAAGAGATCATGTCGGTCATCGCATCGGATACCGCAAATGCCTCCTTTGAAGCCGGAGAGATGAGCATTGTCATCTCATATGATCATATCACCAGAAGACAGGGTGAGGGTGAAAATGAAAGCATGCTGATGATCGAAGGCGATGGTAGCCATGTCTTCAATGGGTACAGGATCACCTCGAGGCTCGAGCCGCATCAATATCCACTCATGGTGCGGACGAAGGAGTCGGGGGACCGCATGCAGATACCCGGCCTCGGCACAAAAAAGCTTTCGCGTATTTTCATAGATGGAAAAGTGCCGAAGGATGAGCGGGAAAAAAT